A DNA window from Paenibacillus andongensis contains the following coding sequences:
- the xerS gene encoding tyrosine recombinase XerS — MNIIKVKDRLELEKRIPTMPWYIEKFINYKLPDLSPSSLLEYVRDYEIFLSWLLAEGLSSAPSMNQVPLEDLEKLHMDSVDNFRMFLATRKVQANVKTTINRKLSALRSLFHYLSQIAEDDNFYPLLKRNVMAKVEIKRSHRPKDSAAKLEGKLLQEEEIEEFIAYVKNGYEHDVASNKQALYSYELNKIRDTCIVTLILNSGLRVSEVFNLNVDDIDLKKKLTYVYRKGKNDDTFKTPVYFRNEAIQSLTDYIAIRSTRYKPLKKEKALFLAIANGKKEGERMTKRAIQELVIKYAKRFGKPYLSVHKLRHSFATDYYLQNDLYKTQEQLGHASPETTQIYAHLTDKTMSEAIDKRLES; from the coding sequence ATGAACATCATTAAAGTCAAAGATCGCCTAGAATTAGAAAAAAGAATCCCCACCATGCCGTGGTATATTGAGAAATTTATCAATTATAAGCTGCCAGACCTCTCTCCATCCTCCTTACTTGAGTATGTGCGTGATTACGAAATCTTTCTATCCTGGCTGTTGGCTGAAGGATTAAGCTCTGCTCCCTCTATGAACCAAGTTCCTCTAGAGGATTTGGAGAAATTACATATGGATAGCGTTGACAACTTTCGCATGTTTCTAGCTACACGTAAAGTTCAGGCTAATGTGAAAACCACGATTAACCGTAAGCTTTCCGCTTTGCGTTCCTTATTCCATTATTTAAGCCAAATTGCCGAGGATGATAATTTCTACCCGCTTCTAAAGCGGAATGTGATGGCCAAAGTGGAAATCAAGCGCTCGCATAGGCCCAAGGACAGTGCCGCTAAGCTTGAGGGCAAGCTGCTTCAAGAAGAGGAGATTGAAGAATTTATTGCGTATGTGAAGAATGGCTATGAGCACGATGTTGCTAGCAATAAGCAAGCTCTCTACTCCTACGAGTTGAACAAGATAAGAGATACTTGCATCGTTACACTCATACTAAATTCGGGGCTTCGTGTATCTGAAGTGTTCAACCTGAACGTTGATGATATTGACCTCAAGAAGAAACTTACGTATGTATATCGCAAAGGTAAGAATGATGACACATTCAAAACTCCCGTATACTTCCGTAATGAAGCAATTCAATCACTAACTGACTATATCGCCATTCGCTCAACCCGTTATAAGCCGCTCAAAAAAGAAAAAGCCCTCTTCCTTGCCATCGCTAATGGCAAAAAAGAGGGCGAACGTATGACGAAACGGGCTATCCAAGAACTCGTTATCAAGTACGCTAAGCGCTTCGGCAAGCCCTACCTGTCTGTTCATAAGCTGCGGCACTCCTTCGCCACCGATTATTACTTACAGAATGACTTGTACAAAACACAAGAGCAGCTCGGGCATGCCTCCCCTGAAACAACGCAAATCTATGCGCATCTCACCGATAAAACAATGTCCGAAGCGATTGATAAACGGCTGGAATCCTGA
- a CDS encoding ABC transporter ATP-binding protein translates to MASIRVEQLGKSFRLKKKEEGFMASVKALLKPEYVDKSAVEGITFSVDQGETLAFLGPNGAGKSTTIKMLTGILHPTKGQAEVLGCCPWKERSKLSYRIGSVFGQKSQLWYHLPPIDTFELMSRIYELRRSEYISRRDDLIERFELGPYLHTAVRKLSLGERMRCEIAASLMHRPQVLFLDEPTIGLDVVVKQRIRELILELKREEGTTVFLTSHDAGDIERLCDRAIVINHGRIVFDDRVEVMKQQFLTQKTVRLVLEIEPDAIEIVGVKVLERNGGRISLSVDMGQTTIEAALSQIMAEHRIIDVTVEDPPMEDIITRMYGNFGKEEIGHEQLEKIG, encoded by the coding sequence ATGGCATCGATCCGTGTGGAGCAATTGGGGAAATCCTTTCGACTCAAGAAAAAAGAAGAAGGCTTTATGGCGAGTGTTAAGGCACTGTTAAAGCCGGAGTATGTAGACAAGTCAGCTGTAGAGGGCATAACGTTCTCTGTGGATCAGGGGGAAACGCTTGCCTTTCTTGGACCAAATGGTGCTGGGAAATCCACGACGATTAAGATGCTGACAGGCATCCTTCATCCTACAAAAGGTCAAGCAGAAGTTCTAGGCTGCTGTCCATGGAAGGAACGGTCGAAGCTAAGCTATCGAATAGGCTCTGTCTTTGGGCAAAAGTCGCAGTTGTGGTATCATCTGCCTCCAATCGATACCTTTGAGTTAATGAGCCGTATTTACGAGCTACGGCGCAGTGAGTATATTAGCCGGCGAGATGATCTCATAGAGAGATTTGAACTGGGACCCTATCTGCATACGGCAGTGAGGAAGCTTTCGCTTGGAGAACGGATGCGCTGTGAGATCGCAGCATCCTTGATGCACCGGCCGCAGGTGCTGTTCCTTGATGAACCTACGATTGGGCTAGACGTTGTCGTTAAACAGCGAATACGCGAGCTTATTTTAGAGTTAAAACGTGAAGAAGGAACAACTGTTTTCCTTACGTCACATGATGCTGGTGATATTGAGCGGCTATGTGACCGGGCGATTGTTATCAATCATGGACGGATTGTCTTCGATGACCGTGTCGAGGTTATGAAGCAGCAGTTTTTGACACAGAAAACAGTTCGTCTTGTCCTGGAAATTGAGCCGGATGCCATAGAAATTGTCGGGGTGAAGGTACTCGAACGCAATGGGGGAAGAATTTCACTCTCTGTCGATATGGGTCAAACGACGATCGAAGCCGCGCTGTCCCAGATCATGGCTGAGCACCGAATCATTGACGTTACGGTTGAAGATCCACCGATGGAGGACATCATCACACGTATGTACGGGAACTTCGGTAAGGAGGAGATAGGACATGAACAACTGGAGAAAATCGGTTAA
- the mgrA gene encoding L-glyceraldehyde 3-phosphate reductase, protein MVYQASSTRYAEMKYNRSGKSGLKLPAISLGLWHNFGGLDLHENGRAMLLRSFDLGITHFDLANNYGPPPGSAEEMFGKVLKSDLAAYRDELIISTKAGYHMWEGPYGEWGSKKYLVSSLDQSLKRMGLEYVDIFYSHRPDPNTPFEETMAALDLIVRQGKALYIGLSNYTAEQTKEAVSILKGLGTPLLIHQPSYSMLNRWIENGLQDVLDEFGVGSIAFCPLAQGLLTNKYVSGVPSDSRAGGKSQFLNTKDITEEKLAQINQLNELASTRGQSLAQMSLAWVLRGERVTSALIGASRVSQIEENVAALKNLEFTPEELAEIEKILK, encoded by the coding sequence ATGGTCTATCAAGCAAGCTCAACGCGTTATGCGGAAATGAAATATAATCGTTCAGGCAAATCGGGACTAAAGCTCCCGGCCATTTCATTAGGTTTGTGGCACAATTTCGGTGGATTAGATCTTCATGAGAATGGAAGGGCTATGCTGCTTCGTTCTTTTGACTTAGGGATTACTCATTTTGATTTGGCTAATAACTACGGGCCGCCACCAGGGTCAGCTGAGGAAATGTTCGGTAAGGTATTGAAAAGCGACTTGGCCGCGTATCGTGATGAGTTGATCATCTCTACGAAAGCGGGTTACCACATGTGGGAAGGTCCTTATGGGGAGTGGGGCTCCAAGAAATATCTAGTATCCAGCTTGGATCAAAGTTTGAAAAGGATGGGACTGGAATACGTAGATATTTTCTATTCACACAGACCGGATCCGAATACACCATTCGAAGAGACAATGGCTGCTCTGGATTTAATTGTTCGTCAAGGTAAAGCGTTGTACATAGGACTTTCCAATTACACGGCAGAGCAAACGAAAGAAGCAGTATCCATTCTGAAAGGTCTGGGAACACCGCTGTTGATTCATCAACCTTCCTATAGCATGTTGAATCGTTGGATTGAGAATGGCCTGCAGGATGTGCTGGATGAGTTTGGCGTAGGCAGCATCGCGTTCTGTCCGCTTGCACAAGGCTTGCTGACGAACAAGTACGTGAGTGGAGTGCCAAGTGATTCTCGCGCGGGCGGGAAGAGTCAATTCCTGAATACGAAAGATATTACGGAAGAAAAACTTGCTCAAATTAATCAACTGAATGAATTAGCTAGCACTCGCGGCCAAAGCTTGGCGCAAATGTCGCTAGCTTGGGTTCTCCGCGGCGAGCGAGTAACGTCTGCGTTGATTGGAGCAAGTCGCGTGTCCCAAATTGAGGAGAACGTAGCTGCACTTAAAAACTTGGAATTTACGCCAGAAGAATTGGCTGAAATTGAAAAAATCCTGAAGTAA
- a CDS encoding RNA polymerase sigma factor has product MNGKLEKLLIACITEHKENVYRLAYSYVKNSEDALDIVQDAIHKAFASAGSLKDTASMKSWFYRIVVNTSLDFLRKHKKIQVVDEITMESYAEGSEDTYPNIDLERAMDDLPTIYRSVIVLRFFEDLKIDEIAEVLQENSSTIKTRLYQALRLLRIKMVDDKLEEVN; this is encoded by the coding sequence ATGAATGGAAAGCTAGAAAAGTTACTTATTGCCTGTATAACGGAACATAAAGAAAATGTTTATCGATTAGCCTACAGTTACGTGAAAAATTCAGAAGATGCCCTCGATATCGTTCAAGACGCCATACATAAGGCTTTTGCCTCTGCAGGCTCACTGAAAGACACGGCATCTATGAAGAGCTGGTTTTACAGAATTGTTGTAAATACTTCATTGGATTTCTTGAGGAAGCATAAGAAAATTCAAGTCGTCGATGAAATCACGATGGAATCGTATGCGGAGGGCAGCGAAGATACCTATCCTAATATTGATCTGGAAAGGGCAATGGATGATTTGCCCACAATCTATCGAAGTGTGATCGTACTAAGATTTTTTGAAGATTTGAAGATTGATGAAATCGCCGAGGTTTTACAAGAAAACAGCAGTACGATAAAAACACGATTGTATCAAGCCCTTCGATTACTTCGGATTAAAATGGTCGACGATAAGTTAGAGGAGGTCAACTAA
- a CDS encoding RsiV family protein produces the protein MNEKIEQMKQHYMDIPIPKELDFIVNQAIKQNKKRKSNVIWGIAAAAAAIIFVTGINTSPALAHALSEVPIVGDLVKVLTFREYKFNDGTYKANVEVPSITNLDNKTLEDTLNTKYLEEGKKLYTDFTIEMEQLKQNGGGHLGVDSGYVIKTDNDQILSVGRYVVNTVGSSSTTFKYDTIDKKKQLLITLPSLFKDDAYIRVISENIKEQMKEQMKLDPKKIYWVEGVSNEVNSYFKAITKDQNFYINANGQLVLSFQKYEVAPGYMGVVEFIIPTLVLSDVLSMRGEYIH, from the coding sequence TTGAATGAGAAAATAGAACAAATGAAACAACACTATATGGATATTCCGATCCCTAAAGAACTGGATTTTATCGTAAACCAAGCCATTAAGCAAAATAAGAAAAGAAAAAGCAATGTTATATGGGGGATTGCAGCTGCGGCAGCGGCTATCATATTTGTCACAGGTATCAATACCAGTCCTGCTTTGGCTCATGCTTTGTCTGAGGTGCCTATCGTCGGTGACCTCGTTAAGGTGCTAACTTTTAGAGAATATAAGTTCAATGATGGAACCTATAAAGCTAATGTAGAAGTGCCTTCAATCACGAATTTGGATAATAAAACCTTGGAAGATACCCTAAATACCAAATATCTGGAAGAAGGTAAAAAATTATATACGGATTTCACTATTGAGATGGAACAATTGAAGCAAAATGGCGGCGGTCATCTAGGTGTAGATAGCGGTTATGTGATTAAAACCGATAACGATCAAATCCTCTCCGTAGGAAGATACGTGGTAAATACAGTTGGATCCTCCTCAACAACTTTCAAATACGACACAATCGACAAGAAGAAACAGCTGTTGATCACTTTGCCAAGTTTGTTTAAAGATGATGCATATATCCGTGTTATTAGTGAAAATATTAAGGAGCAAATGAAGGAACAGATGAAACTGGACCCGAAGAAGATTTATTGGGTTGAGGGTGTTTCTAATGAGGTAAATTCATACTTCAAAGCCATCACCAAGGATCAAAACTTCTATATCAACGCTAACGGCCAACTCGTTCTCTCATTCCAAAAATACGAGGTCGCTCCCGGTTATATGGGCGTTGTAGAGTTTATCATTCCGACTCTTGTGCTGTCTGATGTTTTGTCGATGAGAGGCGAGTATATTCATTAG
- a CDS encoding ABC transporter permease: MNNWRKSVKYAFIGKITLRNQLAYVADFLIRSLFLLLILYIFLQLWQTTFHGEGTETIEGFSFKQIMWYLVITESMILACPSLCSRVEEEVKSGDIVFKFVRPVNFVAFHYVEYMSEASIRFLVNAALGGLLGLLIMGPPDFGYGLLWLPIVALCGFTVNFMLNMVLALSSFWVEETRGLEFVYNKFLFTIGGMLMPLELFPDMLQRVGRWLPFQAIVYIPAKSTVTFDAVQLPRMLCTQLIWVVIIGIIVSLVYRKGVKKLNVNGG; this comes from the coding sequence ATGAACAACTGGAGAAAATCGGTTAAGTATGCCTTTATCGGCAAAATCACACTTCGCAATCAACTTGCTTATGTGGCCGATTTTCTTATCCGCTCGTTGTTTCTGCTGTTGATTCTTTATATTTTTCTTCAACTTTGGCAGACAACGTTTCATGGCGAGGGAACGGAAACCATAGAAGGCTTCAGCTTCAAGCAGATCATGTGGTATCTCGTTATAACGGAATCGATGATCCTCGCTTGTCCTAGTCTCTGCTCACGTGTAGAGGAAGAAGTGAAAAGCGGGGATATCGTGTTCAAATTTGTCCGGCCTGTCAATTTTGTCGCCTTTCATTATGTCGAATACATGAGTGAAGCTTCGATTCGTTTTCTCGTTAACGCGGCGCTCGGCGGTTTGTTAGGATTACTCATTATGGGTCCGCCAGATTTTGGTTATGGGTTACTGTGGTTGCCGATTGTGGCATTGTGCGGTTTCACGGTTAATTTCATGTTGAACATGGTTTTAGCGCTTAGCTCATTCTGGGTGGAGGAGACGCGCGGGCTGGAATTCGTATACAATAAATTTTTATTTACGATTGGCGGCATGCTGATGCCTCTGGAGTTATTTCCCGACATGCTGCAGCGGGTAGGTCGTTGGCTGCCGTTCCAAGCCATTGTCTACATCCCGGCTAAGTCAACAGTGACCTTTGATGCCGTTCAATTGCCACGAATGCTCTGCACACAGCTAATTTGGGTTGTTATTATTGGCATAATTGTCTCATTGGTCTATAGAAAAGGAGTGAAAAAGCTCAATGTTAATGGTGGATAG